A single region of the Pontibacter kalidii genome encodes:
- a CDS encoding LicD family protein yields MNFEHLIPDEREKGETRIEQCHLVLLRMFKIFDLLCRKHQIQYFLCSGTLKAAVIYKGFKPWDDDLDVGMTRENYEKFVQHAVPELPGDIFFQTPETDAFFPDCHRVEAKLRDKYSSYNMPESMQQVKWHCGLMLDILVFDKAFLPHNFFIYLQNRLLIFFLQRNGNKARARVLRWITQHTPIPLVYASSFINSRQMVKLGANYFKEEEISELVEIEFKGVSTYIPKGWHRYLTRRYGNYLQPPPPEKQKGHHSIGIPDPFTPCHHTEVLHWKDRQQAHVVVEPIKV; encoded by the coding sequence ATGAATTTCGAGCACTTGATTCCTGATGAGAGAGAGAAAGGAGAAACGCGCATAGAGCAATGCCATCTGGTACTGCTGAGAATGTTTAAGATATTCGATTTGCTGTGTCGGAAACACCAGATTCAGTATTTTTTATGCAGCGGCACACTAAAAGCGGCTGTCATTTACAAAGGGTTCAAGCCTTGGGACGATGACCTGGATGTAGGCATGACACGGGAAAACTATGAAAAGTTTGTGCAGCACGCCGTGCCCGAACTTCCTGGGGATATCTTCTTTCAGACACCCGAAACAGATGCTTTCTTTCCTGACTGCCACCGGGTGGAAGCCAAATTGCGAGACAAGTATAGCAGCTACAATATGCCGGAAAGTATGCAGCAGGTAAAGTGGCACTGCGGTTTAATGCTCGACATACTTGTTTTTGACAAAGCGTTTCTGCCACATAATTTTTTCATTTACCTGCAGAACCGTCTGCTCATCTTTTTCCTGCAGCGCAATGGCAACAAGGCCCGCGCTCGTGTGCTCCGCTGGATAACACAGCATACACCGATTCCGCTGGTGTATGCTAGCAGCTTTATCAACAGCCGCCAGATGGTAAAACTCGGGGCAAACTATTTTAAAGAAGAGGAAATCTCGGAGCTAGTAGAAATAGAGTTTAAAGGCGTAAGCACCTATATCCCAAAGGGCTGGCACCGTTACCTAACTAGGCGCTACGGCAACTACCTGCAGCCGCCTCCACCTGAAAAGCAAAAAGGTCACCACAGTATCGGTATACCTGATCCTTTCACCCCCTGCCACCACACTGAGGTTCTTCACTGGAAGGACAGACAGCAAGCACACGTCGTTGTTGAGCCGATAAAAGTATAG
- a CDS encoding nucleoside/nucleotide kinase family protein, translating to MLRNNFSANLEVMGPIQLKQELQEKLKLLGGKPMRDGLVIGILGRDGCGKSTFINEIAAGPLGSLFKNTVTFKKMPAILYKGAILNKNEGYHFSKPHQYKERGILASFLKLNLLLIEFMLGYWLKVYPFKAKSHLVLYDRYFVDVLADPLRYRIKGNKFYIKLIHHILPKPDLWIILDLPTEVLLQRKQELNFEMAEKLRYEYLNLHRFLSNCTVINNEQDMKQTAQQATAVILDHVLQSKTTLN from the coding sequence ATGCTAAGGAATAATTTCTCTGCAAACTTAGAAGTAATGGGGCCAATTCAGTTAAAGCAAGAACTACAGGAGAAACTGAAATTACTAGGTGGTAAGCCTATGCGAGATGGCCTTGTTATAGGAATATTAGGCAGAGATGGGTGCGGGAAGTCTACTTTTATCAACGAGATAGCGGCAGGGCCATTAGGTTCTCTATTCAAGAATACAGTTACTTTCAAAAAAATGCCTGCTATTCTCTATAAAGGCGCTATACTAAACAAGAACGAAGGCTATCATTTTTCTAAGCCACACCAATATAAAGAAAGAGGTATCCTTGCTTCTTTCCTCAAGCTAAACCTTCTTCTAATTGAATTTATGCTTGGTTACTGGTTAAAAGTATACCCTTTTAAGGCAAAGTCGCACCTCGTTTTGTATGATCGTTACTTTGTTGATGTATTAGCTGATCCGCTACGCTATCGCATAAAGGGGAATAAATTTTATATCAAACTCATACATCATATTCTCCCGAAACCGGACCTCTGGATAATACTTGACCTTCCGACAGAGGTGCTACTACAACGAAAACAGGAGCTAAATTTCGAAATGGCAGAGAAGTTAAGGTATGAATATTTGAACCTCCACAGATTCCTCTCTAACTGCACTGTCATTAACAATGAACAAGATATGAAACAAACGGCACAACAAGCCACAGCAGTCATTTTGGATCATGTGTTACAAAGTAAAACGACCTTGAATTAG
- a CDS encoding iron-containing alcohol dehydrogenase encodes MYQNVYVIGVFDLFHRGHTELLRKAKALGQRLIVAVNGDEMVAEYKRKPFHSEQDRLAIIKACKYVDEAFIIREYDNKPYLEKYKIEAIVHGDDWERHSYLEQIRVTEQYLKTRNIEMVLVPYTSGISTSSLIEKIKGNRYCQNKTVQLPTIFQVNENILDKIPLFLKQAKLTFKHILVISGSTSSLVYAKIILQTLEADHLIAYRNNEETVEELKEYCLTKNIDLLIGVGGGSILDIAKRVSLLADIENLLVPTIISNDGLVSPIAVIKDNQGQTLSLPGRTPFGAVIDISIIRNSPTKFLQAAAGDILSNISATNDWVLAARNKGEPIHDLAYMLSRSAAFALVHHESKDIRNRNFLKQVIYCQINSGLSMALAGTSRPCSGSEHLISHAIDYNNLSETTLHGYQVGSISIFCLYLQKKLDAKCINYAQELNIPLAFHLLDEKLADKLSMIYETSFKMRPGRFTVLDTCKNMQFEDVYNEFLVFLERFKVYDTSYHLS; translated from the coding sequence ATGTATCAAAATGTTTATGTCATAGGCGTCTTCGACCTCTTCCATAGAGGACACACCGAGCTACTGCGTAAAGCTAAAGCCCTCGGGCAAAGGCTCATCGTTGCGGTAAACGGAGATGAGATGGTAGCAGAATACAAGCGAAAGCCATTCCACTCGGAACAGGATAGGCTTGCCATAATCAAGGCCTGCAAGTATGTCGATGAAGCCTTCATCATCAGAGAGTACGATAATAAACCCTACCTTGAAAAGTATAAAATTGAGGCGATCGTGCACGGTGATGATTGGGAACGGCACAGCTATTTAGAGCAGATAAGGGTTACAGAGCAATACCTGAAAACACGCAACATCGAGATGGTTTTGGTTCCTTATACCTCCGGTATCAGCACCTCCAGCCTCATTGAGAAGATCAAAGGAAACAGGTATTGCCAAAACAAAACGGTTCAGCTTCCCACCATTTTCCAGGTGAATGAGAACATCCTCGATAAAATTCCGCTCTTTTTAAAACAAGCCAAGCTTACCTTCAAGCACATACTGGTTATATCCGGCAGTACCAGCTCGCTGGTCTATGCCAAAATCATACTTCAGACCCTGGAGGCAGATCACTTGATCGCTTATCGGAACAACGAGGAGACGGTAGAAGAACTAAAAGAATATTGTTTAACAAAAAACATTGACTTGCTTATTGGTGTTGGCGGCGGCTCTATCCTGGATATTGCAAAGCGGGTAAGTTTGCTGGCCGATATAGAGAATCTGCTTGTTCCCACCATTATCTCGAACGACGGGCTGGTGTCGCCCATAGCCGTTATCAAAGACAACCAGGGCCAAACCCTAAGTTTGCCTGGCAGAACTCCTTTCGGCGCGGTTATAGACATCAGCATCATCCGCAACTCTCCAACTAAATTTCTGCAGGCTGCCGCAGGCGATATCCTTTCGAATATTTCGGCAACAAACGATTGGGTCTTGGCCGCTCGAAACAAGGGAGAGCCGATTCATGACTTGGCTTACATGCTGTCGCGAAGCGCTGCCTTTGCACTTGTTCACCACGAGTCGAAAGACATCCGAAACAGAAATTTCTTAAAACAGGTGATCTATTGCCAGATCAACTCCGGTCTGTCTATGGCCCTGGCAGGTACCAGCCGCCCATGCAGCGGAAGCGAACACCTGATCAGTCATGCCATAGATTATAATAACCTTTCCGAAACGACGCTGCACGGGTATCAGGTCGGCTCCATCAGCATCTTTTGCCTTTACCTGCAGAAAAAGCTGGATGCCAAGTGTATCAACTACGCCCAGGAGCTTAATATCCCGCTGGCGTTCCATCTGCTGGATGAAAAGCTGGCAGACAAACTTTCCATGATCTATGAAACTTCCTTTAAGATGAGGCCCGGGCGGTTTACGGTGCTTGATACCTGTAAAAACATGCAGTTTGAAGATGTATACAACGAGTTTCTTGTCTTTCTGGAAAGATTTAAAGTATACGACACCTCGTACCATTTGTCCTGA
- a CDS encoding GNAT family N-acetyltransferase has protein sequence MLTKTTVSGREDVQIAEVSVTVEVLVGSKALELLSDNLFLEKWDSLYHTCPWATIYQSKEFVINWYRVYHEKNTPILVRAACGAELVGLLPLCKKEADLILGIGEYHVWISKVWNGNSFIEKALLEIWKEFPGANFQFRFLPGAAPLKWLARPQWKKRCVLLTYAQPLLALDKTYISQELRKKNRREKINRLKRLGDLQFVHVEDKETFSNIFDDIAAQYDFRKGAMYNKSRFFSSPLAKQFLLALFDAGLVHVTILKVNDAIIASNVGTIGKPWVHLCGMNTHSPPYSKYSPGILHFLMLCRFLAEEGFKTFDLTPGGDSYKNLLANKQAVAYELRIAGSTKYYLQSVVTMKVDEQLSNESSILNRLVRAGILPAFPRNDKQKAFRNLLVYLERLQNAKRKGPGPLFRELVPSTGKNKRYTIYKVNAHAVGNNRASVQKDNLHDLLNYKPTGRDLTKYEFLSDAMRKLENGSHVYTISDNHSLIFCIWAINQSNSMAPSIAYSAIPPQSDSIILYDSYCQYQLKDQIESFIEATVVRMLSECLISSIYFAADTRDRILNERVKKADFVQIVGKNEIPRKD, from the coding sequence ATGTTAACTAAAACCACGGTGTCCGGGAGGGAAGATGTACAAATAGCGGAGGTTTCCGTGACTGTAGAAGTATTGGTCGGTTCCAAGGCACTGGAATTATTATCTGATAATCTGTTTTTAGAGAAGTGGGATTCACTTTACCATACTTGTCCGTGGGCCACCATTTACCAAAGCAAAGAATTTGTCATCAATTGGTATAGAGTATACCACGAGAAAAATACCCCCATACTTGTCAGAGCTGCTTGCGGAGCAGAATTAGTAGGCCTTTTACCTCTATGTAAGAAAGAAGCTGATTTGATTCTTGGGATTGGGGAGTATCATGTTTGGATTTCAAAAGTATGGAATGGAAACTCTTTTATAGAAAAAGCACTGCTAGAAATATGGAAGGAGTTTCCTGGCGCAAACTTCCAATTCAGGTTTTTACCTGGTGCAGCACCACTCAAGTGGTTAGCAAGACCACAATGGAAAAAAAGGTGTGTGCTCTTAACGTATGCTCAACCATTATTAGCTCTTGATAAGACCTATATTTCACAAGAACTCAGAAAGAAAAACAGGCGCGAAAAGATCAACCGGCTAAAAAGATTGGGGGATCTTCAATTTGTGCACGTCGAAGATAAAGAGACCTTTTCAAACATATTCGATGATATTGCTGCGCAATATGATTTTCGCAAAGGAGCGATGTACAACAAATCGCGCTTTTTCAGCTCTCCTTTAGCAAAACAATTTCTGTTGGCTTTATTCGATGCAGGACTCGTTCATGTCACCATCTTGAAAGTTAACGATGCTATCATTGCCTCCAATGTCGGAACAATAGGAAAACCGTGGGTACATCTATGCGGCATGAACACGCACTCCCCGCCCTATTCAAAATACTCTCCCGGTATCCTGCATTTTTTGATGTTGTGCAGGTTCTTGGCCGAAGAGGGTTTTAAGACGTTTGACTTAACTCCCGGAGGTGATAGTTATAAAAACCTTTTAGCAAATAAGCAGGCTGTCGCATATGAATTAAGAATTGCGGGGAGCACGAAGTATTATTTGCAAAGTGTCGTTACCATGAAGGTGGATGAGCAACTAAGTAATGAGAGTAGTATTTTAAACAGGCTGGTTAGAGCAGGTATTTTGCCTGCGTTTCCGAGAAACGACAAGCAAAAAGCGTTTCGAAACTTATTGGTTTATCTGGAACGACTACAAAACGCCAAACGAAAAGGACCGGGTCCTCTTTTCAGAGAACTAGTACCTTCTACAGGAAAGAACAAAAGGTATACTATCTATAAAGTTAATGCTCACGCAGTAGGTAACAACAGAGCCTCGGTTCAAAAGGATAATCTTCACGATCTGCTAAATTATAAGCCAACCGGGCGGGATCTGACAAAGTATGAATTTTTATCTGACGCCATGAGGAAGCTGGAAAATGGTTCTCATGTTTACACCATTTCAGATAATCATTCCTTGATATTTTGTATTTGGGCTATCAACCAATCCAACAGCATGGCTCCTTCCATTGCTTATAGTGCGATCCCTCCCCAAAGCGATTCTATTATCCTTTATGATAGTTATTGTCAGTATCAATTGAAGGATCAGATAGAGAGCTTCATCGAGGCGACCGTAGTAAGAATGCTAAGTGAGTGCCTTATAAGTAGTATCTATTTTGCTGCTGATACCAGGGATCGTATCCTGAATGAAAGGGTTAAAAAAGCTGACTTTGTTCAGATAGTAGGTAAAAATGAGATACCGAGGAAAGACTAA
- a CDS encoding GumC family protein yields MRSPENNLFLTIIYKYQPYWPLFLAILIVSLIGTWGYLSFFATPTYEVSASLIIKDEKKGVNDSKMTESIDAFTSNNIIENEIKVLYSRALMKNVVNDLHLYAPVFEEGKLKTTSAYTSSPVQIRVQSPDKLKEASKIYFTVDEVHGEIKIDSDVYPLGEWVRTPFGVLQFVTNEKRTNLDTNPLYFSLVKPKKITEELFKSINIEAENKLSTVINFTMYDPVPERGEDILNALIKTYNRVAISERNRLAANTLEFVEGRIKLVEKELENLESQVVKYKSTKGVINLSEQGRLYLESVGNIDQKLGEISLQLAVLEKVESYVISKNKSAGIVPSTLGVNDPVLSQLLHKLYNAEIEYQKLKNTTAENNPILILLAEEIEKVRPSILENISNQRAALLASRANLTSTNSQYQTSLKSIPQQERELMEISRQQAIKNNAYSFLLQKREETVLSYAPSAGDSRIVDMAESSSIPVSPKPTRLYLIAVIFSLASAVSTVTVKELFNRKLLFRSEIEEHVHAPIVAELSLMKQEKGGIFKAPTAIPTVEQFRKLRINMGLYGKCNKKKIMVTSSIPGEGKSFVSSNLAYNLACSGKKVVLVDFDLRNPNTSVLFDMYKQEGIIEYLFGGATSESIVKSTPFIHLNVVPAGIAIGDHTDLILNGKFKALFSYLEKKFDYIIVDTPPIDLVSDAYVLSKYCDVTLLVMRHAHTPKNLVQDLSQNDVLKALNNVALVFNGVKPRGFVKGQYGYGYGYGRASMYKDKTYQARKVKVGA; encoded by the coding sequence ATGCGAAGCCCTGAAAACAACCTGTTCTTAACTATAATCTACAAATACCAGCCATACTGGCCATTATTTTTAGCGATCTTAATTGTTTCCCTCATCGGGACATGGGGGTATCTAAGTTTTTTTGCAACCCCTACTTATGAGGTCTCAGCTTCATTGATCATCAAAGATGAAAAGAAGGGAGTTAACGATTCTAAAATGACGGAATCTATAGATGCATTTACCTCTAATAACATTATTGAAAATGAGATAAAAGTACTCTACTCCCGTGCGTTAATGAAGAATGTAGTAAATGACCTGCATCTGTATGCACCGGTGTTTGAAGAAGGAAAGCTAAAGACCACTTCGGCTTATACTTCATCTCCTGTCCAAATTAGAGTGCAATCCCCGGATAAGCTTAAAGAAGCATCAAAAATATACTTCACTGTGGACGAGGTGCATGGAGAAATTAAGATTGATAGTGACGTTTATCCTCTCGGAGAATGGGTTAGGACACCATTTGGTGTGTTACAATTTGTAACCAATGAAAAGCGGACTAATTTGGATACAAACCCGCTCTACTTTTCTCTAGTCAAGCCGAAAAAAATAACTGAAGAGTTATTTAAAAGCATAAATATTGAGGCGGAGAATAAACTTTCCACAGTTATAAATTTCACCATGTATGATCCGGTGCCTGAGCGAGGCGAAGACATTTTGAATGCGCTTATAAAGACCTACAATAGGGTAGCAATTAGCGAGAGAAATAGGCTGGCCGCTAATACACTCGAGTTTGTGGAGGGCCGAATTAAGCTTGTAGAAAAAGAACTAGAAAACCTTGAGAGTCAGGTTGTAAAATACAAATCAACAAAAGGCGTAATAAATCTAAGTGAACAGGGAAGATTATATTTAGAAAGTGTAGGCAACATTGATCAAAAATTAGGTGAAATCAGCCTGCAGCTAGCCGTTCTTGAAAAGGTAGAAAGTTACGTAATCTCAAAAAACAAATCGGCAGGTATAGTACCATCTACCTTGGGTGTCAACGACCCTGTCCTGTCGCAGCTTCTACACAAATTGTATAACGCAGAAATTGAGTATCAGAAACTAAAAAATACAACAGCTGAAAATAACCCTATATTGATTTTACTAGCTGAAGAGATTGAAAAAGTGCGTCCCAGTATACTGGAAAATATAAGCAACCAACGTGCGGCACTGCTGGCGAGCCGTGCCAACCTTACCTCTACAAACAGCCAATATCAAACCTCTTTAAAGTCTATACCTCAACAGGAAAGAGAGCTAATGGAGATTAGCCGACAGCAAGCCATAAAAAATAATGCCTACAGTTTTCTTTTGCAGAAAAGGGAGGAAACGGTTCTCTCGTACGCCCCGAGCGCTGGCGATAGCAGAATCGTGGATATGGCTGAATCTTCATCCATACCTGTCAGTCCTAAACCTACGCGTTTATATCTGATAGCGGTAATTTTCTCGCTTGCTTCGGCTGTTTCTACTGTCACGGTTAAAGAACTCTTCAATAGGAAGCTCTTATTCAGATCAGAAATCGAAGAGCATGTGCATGCACCTATTGTTGCGGAACTGTCTCTCATGAAGCAGGAAAAGGGAGGAATATTTAAGGCACCTACAGCGATTCCGACTGTGGAGCAGTTCAGAAAGCTAAGAATTAACATGGGACTGTATGGTAAATGTAACAAGAAGAAGATTATGGTTACCTCCAGTATCCCTGGCGAAGGCAAGAGCTTTGTCAGCTCGAATTTAGCTTACAATCTGGCCTGTTCTGGAAAGAAAGTGGTGCTTGTTGATTTTGACTTAAGGAATCCTAATACTTCCGTGCTTTTCGACATGTACAAGCAGGAAGGCATCATAGAGTACCTTTTTGGTGGAGCAACGTCTGAATCAATAGTAAAAAGTACCCCATTCATCCATCTGAACGTGGTGCCGGCTGGTATAGCTATAGGCGACCATACAGACCTGATCTTGAATGGAAAATTTAAGGCGCTCTTCAGCTACTTAGAGAAGAAGTTCGATTACATCATTGTAGATACGCCACCAATAGACCTGGTTTCAGATGCCTATGTTCTCTCTAAATATTGTGACGTAACACTGCTGGTAATGAGACATGCCCATACACCCAAAAACTTGGTTCAGGACCTTTCTCAAAACGATGTACTGAAGGCATTAAACAATGTGGCATTAGTATTTAATGGCGTTAAACCCAGGGGCTTTGTAAAAGGCCAATACGGCTATGGCTACGGTTACGGACGGGCAAGTATGTACAAAGACAAGACTTACCAGGCAAGGAAAGTGAAAGTTGGAGCATAA
- a CDS encoding LicD family protein, whose amino-acid sequence MNFEHLFPDEREKESDRFRQCQLVMLRMFKILDFLCRKHQIQYFLNGGTLLGAIRHQGMIPWDDDLDVGMTRENYEKFVEFAVPELPQDIFFQSDETDRYFPAGHIIEAKLRDKYSSYVRRAEDKASWLKWHDGLQVDIAVFDQAYLPHNFFIYLQNRLLIFFLQRKSNKARARALRWIARHSPIPLVYASSYINNRRMVKLGKYYIKEQELAELLETDFEGMKAYIPIGWDNYLARRYGNYMQPPPPEKQKGHHSIDVPNPFIPCDHTEILYW is encoded by the coding sequence ATGAATTTTGAACACCTCTTCCCTGACGAGCGAGAGAAAGAAAGTGACCGTTTCAGGCAGTGCCAGCTGGTAATGTTGAGAATGTTCAAGATCCTGGATTTCCTGTGCCGCAAACACCAGATCCAGTACTTTTTAAACGGAGGCACCTTACTGGGCGCCATCCGCCATCAGGGCATGATTCCGTGGGACGATGACCTGGACGTGGGCATGACGCGGGAAAATTACGAGAAGTTCGTCGAATTCGCTGTTCCCGAGTTGCCACAGGATATTTTTTTCCAGAGCGATGAGACCGACCGTTACTTTCCTGCAGGTCATATAATTGAAGCAAAGCTAAGAGACAAGTACAGCAGCTATGTCCGTCGTGCTGAAGACAAAGCATCCTGGTTGAAATGGCATGATGGCTTGCAGGTAGATATTGCCGTTTTTGATCAGGCTTATTTGCCGCATAATTTTTTCATCTACCTGCAAAACCGGCTGCTCATCTTTTTTCTGCAGCGCAAAAGCAATAAAGCCCGCGCGCGCGCGCTCCGCTGGATAGCCCGGCATTCACCGATTCCACTGGTGTATGCCAGCAGCTATATCAACAACCGCCGGATGGTTAAACTGGGCAAATATTATATCAAGGAACAAGAACTGGCAGAACTGCTTGAAACAGACTTCGAAGGCATGAAGGCTTACATCCCTATAGGCTGGGATAATTACCTGGCCAGGCGGTATGGCAACTATATGCAGCCACCTCCTCCCGAAAAGCAGAAAGGCCACCATAGCATTGATGTTCCGAACCCGTTTATACCATGTGATCATACTGAAATCTTGTATTGGTAA